A portion of the Blastochloris tepida genome contains these proteins:
- a CDS encoding TorF family putative porin, whose amino-acid sequence MSTMMKTFTTLTAAAAVLLAANSANAADLQAKTKTVEVPPPPSMFDIAFGAALSSNYLFRGISQSDNQPSVSAYFEPRLNFTPNFQAYLGIAGASIDFPNRAAAEIDLYGGIRPTFGKLALDIGGIYYWYPGGECYNYNFDGVAYSQVPGCTLEFNKYGVATLAKEDASFFEVYGKANLALTDAFSIGANIYYTDSYVNTGAEGIYYSGVAKYVFPSFANGVGVYVSGEVGYQDLGTTDDFYGYVSLPSYTTWNAGIGFTYKVFTLDLRYSDTDLSKTDCYLITGDFGANDLGQSKWCGATFLAKLSVDLTLDSLK is encoded by the coding sequence ATGAGTACCATGATGAAGACCTTCACGACGCTGACGGCCGCTGCCGCCGTCCTGCTGGCCGCCAACTCGGCGAATGCTGCCGACCTGCAGGCCAAGACCAAGACCGTCGAGGTGCCGCCGCCGCCGTCGATGTTTGATATTGCCTTCGGTGCGGCGCTGAGCTCGAACTATCTCTTCCGCGGCATTTCCCAGTCGGACAACCAGCCGTCGGTGTCGGCCTATTTCGAGCCGCGCCTCAACTTTACGCCGAACTTCCAGGCCTACCTCGGCATCGCCGGCGCCAGCATCGACTTCCCGAACCGCGCCGCGGCCGAGATCGACCTCTATGGCGGTATCCGCCCGACCTTCGGCAAGCTCGCCCTCGACATCGGTGGCATCTACTACTGGTATCCGGGCGGCGAGTGCTACAACTACAACTTCGATGGCGTTGCCTACTCCCAGGTTCCGGGCTGCACGCTTGAATTCAACAAGTACGGCGTTGCCACGCTCGCCAAGGAAGATGCGAGCTTCTTCGAAGTCTACGGCAAGGCCAACCTTGCTCTGACCGATGCCTTCAGCATCGGCGCCAATATCTACTACACGGACTCGTACGTGAACACGGGCGCCGAAGGCATCTACTATTCGGGTGTCGCCAAGTACGTCTTCCCGTCGTTCGCGAACGGCGTCGGCGTCTACGTGTCCGGCGAGGTCGGCTACCAGGATCTCGGCACCACCGACGACTTCTACGGCTATGTGTCGCTGCCGTCCTACACCACCTGGAACGCCGGCATCGGCTTCACCTACAAGGTGTTCACGCTCGACCTGCGCTACTCGGACACCGACCTGAGCAAGACCGACTGCTACCTGATCACCGGCGACTTCGGCGCCAACGACCTTGGTCAGTCCAAGTGGTGCGGTGCCACCTTCCTGGCCAAGCTGT